agcgtgccagtggcaatcgaaggtgagtatttgcccaatttgtcttggcaaaggagaaatgctcactaacagggatgtaaaccaatttgtgcaccaaatttgagagCAATAAGCATATTGTGCATATGGAACGATTCTGGGATCTTTAATaacagttcatgaaacatggaaccaacactttacatgctgagtttatgtttttgttcagtctaCATTAACTACAATAACCAGTCTAGCACAGGAGTAGCCAATCCTGCTCCAGGAGATCTACAAGGAGTGGGGTCTACAGGGTTAGGTCATTACCAGCACCTTATTCCGTGGCCACATTGGGCCAATGCATCCAATGGGAGTCCTCCACTGTCTGACAAATTACAACAGAGATGATTGTCAGGGATGAGATGTACTTTTGACAGACGGAAATGATATAAGTCGTATATGATTTTATCCGTGTTCATGCATCTGAGTAAGAAGACTAATGATTGGTTCATTAGGCTAATCAGGTGTATAACTAAAGGCTGCATaccctgtagctctccaggatcaGGGTTGGCCACCCTTGGTCTCACAGCCTAAAACCCAATGCTGTACAAAGGTTAAGGTTGCAACTTTTCATGTGTCATTGGGATGGGGTCAAGAAGATGTCATCACCCTAAACCCCACACTAAAGCCAACTGACCAAACAAAAAGTAGGAGCACTCAATCTTGGACATAAAGGACAAAATCACATTATATTccatctactacagtatgtttcATTAGTAAAGCCTTCATCAGAGCATGTTTAGCTCAGTCATTAGGCCATACCTTAAAGAGTCCATCGGCAGTTACTacatatgtacccattgattcttgaagaatataacctaGACatacctcatgagcttagttcaactgtcataacTGTCAGTCTGATCTTCTGAACGGCCATCCTGGGAAAGACCCATGTCACATTTTTCCGTCCGGAATGCTGATGAAAGTGTTTCCTCTTGGTAGACGATCTGCGCTGATGCAGCAGAAACTCCCGACAGTCTTTCATTCATTCTGTCATTCACaaaaaaaggagaggagaagagtgaatcGGAGGTGCCACTTCTGCTTTTCAGGCCTTTATATAACCTCAACCCTGGTGAAGACTGACACTACAGAACTGACCCTGAGCTAAGCTGAGCAGCctgccagagaagagagagaattcaTTCATCTATTTTTTCAACTTGTATTGTACCAGTAAAGATGGTGACCTGTGGAACTCTGGTGAAGATCTGGACAGCAGCCATCGTCATAGCAATGCTGGTCTGGACAGGGACAGGTGAGGAGAAGGGAATGTGTGTTAGGTGGTTAGAGGTGGAAGGTACATGGTTTTTGAAGTGATTGCCAGGTCAAGATGATGTGTTTCTTTGAGAATGTGTAAGTATGATTCTGACGAGGGATGCTACCAAAATGCATCCGTTTGTTCTGACATCTGCTGCATTTAAAAAAGTGATTAAAGAATGTTTCAGTGAGTGTGGTTGTTCCTTTATTCAAGTAGACCTATACTGTATGCCTTTTGAATTCAGTGCGCAGCTACTTTTGGTTAATACAAACATTTGAGCTGAGCACGCCAATTTTTCTTTCTATGAAAACTATTCCCCCTCCTCAGTAGATGGAGATAAGCTGTCGTCATGCTGTAAGACAGTGACCAGGAGCGAGGTGACCGATCCAATCACAGGCTACTGGACTCAGCACTATAACCCTCCCTGTGTACGGGCCGTCATGTAAGGAACAGATCTTTTAGTCTTTATTCCATTGAGGTTCATCCAGTTTAGTCTCATATGTTGTCACAAGGTGCTTTACTGTATGTGGTGTCCATGTTGTGCCAAAgcctccagacatgttgtgtcATACCCCTTCAGTTTCAGTGTTAACAAAGTTTCTCCTGCAGCTTGGAGACGGAAAAGGGCCTGATCTGTTGTCACTATAAACAACCCTGGGTACGCCGCAAGATTCAACAGTTTGAGTAAGTTAACTATCACACACGCACCCTCACATGTGCACATGCACAGAGAAAGAACAAAAGAGAATAGGAAACTGATTGTGGTTTTTTTTTCTCTTCTAGAATGGCCCGCAGGAGCtcatcatctccctctctctcctcctctccaccctttctcacctCCTCCCCTACCACTACCTCCTtaccttcctctccttcctcagtcACCTTCTCTGCCCTGTCTCTCACTTCCACCCTTAGGTCattaccctcctctcccccttctctctcctcctcttccaactCTCTCACTTCTACCttcttaccctcctctcccccttctctctcctcctcttccaactCTCTCACTTCTACCttcttaccctcctctcccccttctctctcctcctcttccaactCTCTCACTTCTACCTCCttaccttcctctcctccctcagtcaacttctctcccctctctctcacttccacCCTTAGGTCtttaccctcctctcccccttctctctcctcctcttccaactCTCTCACTTCTACCTCCTtaccttcctctccttcctcagtcACCTTCTCTGCCCTGTCTCTCACTTCCACCCTTAGGTCtttaccctcctctccctctcccccttctctctcctcctcttccaactctctcacctctacctctaccttcttaccctcctctcccccttctctctcctcctcttccaactCTCTCACTTCTACCTCTACcttcttaccctcctctcctcctctctcctcctcttccaactCTCTCACTTCTACCTCTACcttcttaccctcctctcctccttctctctcctcctcttccaactCTCTCACTTATACCTCTACcttcttaccctcctctcctccttctctctcctcctcttccaactctctcacctccacctctaccttcttaccctcctctcctccacctctctcctcctcttccaactcgctcacctccacctctacattcttaccctcctctcctccagctctctcctcctctcctctgtctgtttcctcctctcttcactcgctcttctcctctcttttccctgcttcctcctcttctccccccgtaacttcctctcacccctctctgtcccgctctccctcctatctcctctcctctcttttccctgcctcctcctctcctccctcaatcACTTCCTCTCCTacatctctttcctcctcccctcaTTGGGAATCAACCGAGAATGCCTTAACTCAGCAGTCAACAGCCAACCAATAGAATCATTGCCAATGGCTGAATTCCACTAAAGTTCCACTTCCTCATATCTAAAAAAACAGACTTCCAATTTGCATATTACACTCAGATTTGATATCTTTTTAGTTATTATTTAATTCAGTTGTCATCATTATTTATGAAATATCTTCAAGGCCAGTGTCTCGTGTATTTATTAGTTAATTTCTTCAAGTAGTTATGATGACTTTTCGTTATACATTACCAATGAGTTCTTAATGAGTTCTTAATGTTATTTAACACATTTATTTATTAAGTACTTATACATTTAATTGGTTTCTTTTTGATCAATCAATGttattttaagaaatgtttgtaAGAGAAATGTCCTTTTCTACTTATTTATTCAACAATAATGAGTTGTAAAACA
Above is a window of Oncorhynchus kisutch isolate 150728-3 linkage group LG18, Okis_V2, whole genome shotgun sequence DNA encoding:
- the LOC109909667 gene encoding putative protein TPRXL: MVTCGTLVKIWTAAIVIAMLVWTGTVDGDKLSSCCKTVTRSEVTDPITGYWTQHYNPPCVRAVILETEKGLICCHYKQPWVRRKIQQFEMARRSSSFLPSSPPSLSSSSNSLTYTSTFLPSSPPSLSSSSNSLTSTSTFLPSSPPPLSSSSNSLTSTSTFLPSSPPALSSSPLSVSSSLHSLFSSLFPASSSSPPVTSSHPSLSRSPSYLLSSLFPASSSPPSITSSPTSLSSSPHWESTENALTQQSTANQ